One Malania oleifera isolate guangnan ecotype guangnan chromosome 9, ASM2987363v1, whole genome shotgun sequence DNA segment encodes these proteins:
- the LOC131164925 gene encoding mediator of RNA polymerase II transcription subunit 9-like isoform X2 — translation MEHQYAGGSWSMIHNIPTHSNSSAASNQDHLYLHQQQQQLHHQQQQQQHHYQLQPQQQQQQRHHYQQQQQLQQQQQQQLQQQQQLQQQQQQNHQHQSLASHFHLLHLVESLAEAIETGSRDQQSDALVNELNNHFDNCQQLLNSISVSINTKAMTVEGQKRKLEESEQLLNQRRDLIAKYSSSVEELIKSEP, via the exons ATGGAGCACCAGTACGCTGGAGGAAGCTGGTCCATGATCCACAACATTCCAACCCACAGTAACAGCTCTGCAGCCTCAAATCAAGACCATCTATACCTCCATCAACAACAGCAACAACTTCATCACcagcaacagcaacaacaacaccATTATCAACTGCAGCcgcagcagcagcaacagcagcGCCACCATtatcagcagcagcagcagctccaacagcagcagcagcaacagctACAGCAACAGCAGCAGCTACAGCAGCAACAGCAGCAGAACCATCAACACCAATCACTTGCTTCTCATTTTCACCTCTTACAT TTAGTGGAGAGTTTAGCGGAGGCCATTGAAACTGGATCCCGGGATCAGCAATCTGATGCACTG GTTAATGAATTGAACAACCACTTTGACAACTGCCAGCAGCTATTGAACTCGATATCAGTATCAATTAATACAAAGGCCATG ACAGTTGAAGGGCAAAAACGAAAGCTGGAGGAAAGTGAGCAATTGCTAAATCAAAGGAG AGATCTGATTGCAAAGTATAGCAGCTCTGTTGAAGAGCTTATCAAATCTGAGCCATAA
- the LOC131164925 gene encoding mediator of RNA polymerase II transcription subunit 9-like isoform X3 codes for MEHQYAGGSWSMIHNIPTHSNSSAASNQDHLYLHQQQQQLHHQQQQQQHHYQLQPQQQQQQRHHYQQQQQLQQQQQQQLQQQQQLQQQQQQNHQHQSLASHFHLLHLVESLAEAIETGSRDQQSDALVNELNNHFDNCQQLLNSISVSINTKAMGKSDS; via the exons ATGGAGCACCAGTACGCTGGAGGAAGCTGGTCCATGATCCACAACATTCCAACCCACAGTAACAGCTCTGCAGCCTCAAATCAAGACCATCTATACCTCCATCAACAACAGCAACAACTTCATCACcagcaacagcaacaacaacaccATTATCAACTGCAGCcgcagcagcagcaacagcagcGCCACCATtatcagcagcagcagcagctccaacagcagcagcagcaacagctACAGCAACAGCAGCAGCTACAGCAGCAACAGCAGCAGAACCATCAACACCAATCACTTGCTTCTCATTTTCACCTCTTACAT TTAGTGGAGAGTTTAGCGGAGGCCATTGAAACTGGATCCCGGGATCAGCAATCTGATGCACTG GTTAATGAATTGAACAACCACTTTGACAACTGCCAGCAGCTATTGAACTCGATATCAGTATCAATTAATACAAAGGCCATG GGGAAGAGTGACAGTTGA
- the LOC131164925 gene encoding mediator of RNA polymerase II transcription subunit 9-like isoform X1, whose product MEHQYAGGSWSMIHNIPTHSNSSAASNQDHLYLHQQQQQLHHQQQQQQHHYQLQPQQQQQQRHHYQQQQQLQQQQQQQLQQQQQLQQQQQQNHQHQSLASHFHLLHLVESLAEAIETGSRDQQSDALVNELNNHFDNCQQLLNSISVSINTKAMVIKAQFPMMLNTLTLVLGINAILLKWFVSNDVLRAVLKISRE is encoded by the exons ATGGAGCACCAGTACGCTGGAGGAAGCTGGTCCATGATCCACAACATTCCAACCCACAGTAACAGCTCTGCAGCCTCAAATCAAGACCATCTATACCTCCATCAACAACAGCAACAACTTCATCACcagcaacagcaacaacaacaccATTATCAACTGCAGCcgcagcagcagcaacagcagcGCCACCATtatcagcagcagcagcagctccaacagcagcagcagcaacagctACAGCAACAGCAGCAGCTACAGCAGCAACAGCAGCAGAACCATCAACACCAATCACTTGCTTCTCATTTTCACCTCTTACAT TTAGTGGAGAGTTTAGCGGAGGCCATTGAAACTGGATCCCGGGATCAGCAATCTGATGCACTG GTTAATGAATTGAACAACCACTTTGACAACTGCCAGCAGCTATTGAACTCGATATCAGTATCAATTAATACAAAGGCCATGGTAATTAAAGCTCAATTTCCGATGATGTTGAATACTTTGACTCTAGTACTTGGGATAAATGCTATTCTTCTCAAATGGTTTGTCTCTAATGATGTGCTACGTGCAGTTCTGAAAATAAGTAGAGAATGA